One region of Culex pipiens pallens isolate TS chromosome 2, TS_CPP_V2, whole genome shotgun sequence genomic DNA includes:
- the LOC120427534 gene encoding E3 ubiquitin-protein ligase TRIM37-like, which translates to MTSSPNHATLHSQELDERKSLAFSWFMGIINVDDLFACAVCHSRVDTEHPLHCPECSKLFCGGCLRQWYSSRNATQRCPCCQRALGSEQFIYCRVYQEVNEMIDRLPSKLDELIRLINQPLRVCAHHGKELLLFCEPCRECLCVKCLFGDPHRAHLEQVSELEEARQKFQAIIDSEKNFLAERLSTLSKMSKRLESNEHDMVEENDRIVENVNWATEQIVEKLRDGLHDRMRQHVEPVKAIAQQQYAEVEDVMQRAVELNKEETCATVMMETFELADVIRKMHSEPLPQAQVPNMEFVNPITPPFVELSFLIRDFSQKIFLLRRTLSEEQSIEGFTFRLKGHQDLDENGNEVIKLSLVVVDGYDVHDVKVICYPKQGTTVEPLVRLMDLKLNEDNTVLEFSDFVSMEGFLTEVTDVLNLRIKFRLWATYYHKCVHKDWYIGRLSGVEMKPKMEGRTRY; encoded by the exons ATGACCTCCAGCCCAAACCACGCGACTCTCCACAGCCAGGAGCTGGACGAGCGCAAATCCCTAGCCTTTAGCTGGTTCATGGGCATAATCAACGTGGACGACCTGTTCGCTTGTGCCGTGTGCCACAGTCGGGTCGACACCGAACATCCGCTGCACT GTCCCGAGTGCTCGAAGCTCTTCTGTGGTGGCTGTCTCCGCCAGTGGTACAGCTCCCGGAACGCAACCCAGCGTTGTCCGTGCTGCCAGCGGGCACTCGGCTCCGAGCAGTTCATCTACTGCCGGGTGTACCAGGAGGTCAACGAAATGATCGATCGTCTCCCGTCCAAGCTGGACGAACTCATCCGGCTGATCAATCAACCGCTGCGAGTTTGTGCCCACCACGGCAAGGAATTGCTCCTGTTCTGTGAACCCTGCCGCGAGTGCCTCTGCGTCAAGTGTCTCTTCGGCGATCCCCACCGCGCTCACCTCGAGCAGGTCTCGGAACTCGAAGAGGCACGCCAAAAGTTTCAAGCCATCATCGATTCGGAGAAAAACTTCCTCGCTGAGCGACTCTCGACCCTGTCCAAGATGAGCAAACGGCTCGAGTCGAACGAGCACGATATGGTCGAGGAGAACGACCGCATCGTGGAGAATGTCAACTGGGCGACGGAACAGATCGTTGAGAAGCTGCGCGATGGGCTGCACGATCGGATGAGGCAGCACGTGGAACCGGTCAAGGCAATCGCCCAGCAGCAGTACGCCGAGGTGGAGGATGTTATGCAGCGGGCGGTGGAGTTGAACAAAGAGGAAACTTG CGCCACCGTAATGATGGAAACGTTTGAGCTGGCGGATGTGATTAGAAAAATGCACTCTGAACCGCTGCCGCAGGCACAGGTGCCGAACATGGAGTTTGTCAA TCCCATCACACCTCCGTTCGTGGAGCTGAGCTTCCTGATTCGGGACTTTTCCCAGAAAATCTTCCTTCTGCGCCGAACCCTTTCGGAGGAACAGTCCATCGAGGGGTTCACCTTCCGCCTCAAGGGCCACCAGGATCTGGACGAAAACGGGAACGAAGTTATCAAGCTGTCCCTGGTAGTGGTAGATGGGTACGACGTGCATGATGTTAAGGTCATTTGCTACCCGAAGCAGGGCACGACGGTGGAACCGCTGGTCCGGCTGATGGACTTGAAGCTGAACGAGGACAATACGGTGCTGGAGTTTTCGGATTTTGTGTCGATGGAGGGCTTCCTGACGGAGGTAACTGATGTGCTTAATTTGCGGATCAAGTTCAGGTTGTGGGCCACGTACTATCACAAGTGTGTCCACAAGGATTGGTACATCGGGAGATTGTCCGGGGTTGAGATGAAGCCCAAGATGGAGGGAAGAACGCGTTATTGA
- the LOC120427535 gene encoding uncharacterized protein LOC120427535 isoform X2: MDVEKLKCVLCRKFPDGMVYECNRQRHIGCESCVEKLNVKLCQCSEYFDRKASNPIESLVRQSTNKVPCPYKKAGCTWLFGSSDMRSHLEECKFRPYRCIASKLNVLTCPWEGMQFQIEDHLMEDHAKLGEPFTYFQESEIPFSEQSSKGGIKLVDAFSKKFLFYFLSSAKARVAYFMIVYFGRREEARQYYYEFEIRSKSDSELRKIKFVQNCVSDCEDLSRCIVEEDCVAVSFKTIRHFLHEGTIPFRFIVKKKDDEPGKEGRERKLSDGSVTKPNKPRPTPFNFSEKGKLKPNLRRSTSSGSFSGGGGQSGPGKSGGAKKASEEAPSRKTSAPAQVGTSGVQRSPEFSSINRMGVSGQDSPIVHQEPCPLLTPSINRLDAPPSYMALTSTDFRQSTSEHSPAVVNRPPPGECKTTANVCRMYTQPYKTKDDRLYLQRYPTDCLSKPVFRR; the protein is encoded by the exons ATGGACGTTGAAAAGTTAAAGTGCGTGCTGTGCCGGAAGTTTCCGGACGGAATGGTTTACGAGTGCAACAGGCAGCGCCATATCGGGTGTGAATCCTGCGTCGAGAAGCTCAACGTTAAGCTGTGTCAG TGCTCCGAGTACTTTGACCGCAAAGCCTCCAACCCGATCGAGAGCCTGGTCAGGCAGAGCACCAACAAAGTGCCATGCCCATACAAAAAGGCCGGCTGCACGTGGCTCTTCGGCTCGTCCGACATGCGATCCCACCTGGAGGAGTGCAAATTTCGGCCGTATCGCTGCATCGCCTCCAAGCTGAACGTGCTGAC TTGCCCTTGGGAGGGAATGCAGTTCCAGATCGAGGATCACCTGATGGAGGATCACGCCAAGCTGGGAGAACCGTTCACGTACTTCCAAGAGTCGGAGATTCCGTTTTCCGAGCAGTCGTCCAAGGGAGGAATCAAGCTGGTGGACGCGTTCAGCAAGAAGTTTCTGTTTTACTTTCTTTCGAGTGCCAAAGCCAGGGTGGCTTACTTCATGATCGTGTACTTTGGGAGACGCGAGGAGGCTCGTCAGTACTATTACGAGTTTGAGATTCGATCGAAGAGTGATTCCGAGCTGCGGAAGATCAAGTTCGTGCAGAATTGCGTGTCCGACTGTGAGGACTTGAGTCGTTGTATTGTTGAGGAAGACTGCGTGGCCGTTTCGTTCAAGACGATTAGACACTTTTTGCACGAAGGTACGATCCCGTTCCGGTTCATCGTCAAGAAGAAAGATGACGAGCCCGGAAAGGAAGGCCGCGAGCGTAAGCTCTCCGATGGATCCGTGACCAAGCCGAACAAGCCCCGGCCTACGCCGTTCAATTTTTCCGAGAAGGGTAAGCTCAAGCCGAACCTGAGACGAAGCACTTCCAGTGGAAGCTTCTCGGGCGGTGGAGGGCAAAGTGGTCCTGGAAAGTCCGGTGGGGCTAAAAAGGCATCGGAAGAGGCACCGTCTCGAAAGACCTCGGCACCGGCGCAGGTGGGCACGTCAGGCGTTCAACGATCGCCGGAATTTTCCTCGATCAATCGAATGGGCGTTAGCGGTCAGGACTCTCCGATCGTGCACCAGGAACCGTGCCCGTTGCTGACACCGTCGATCAATCGTCTCGATGCG CCGCCCTCGTACATGGCACTGACGAGCACCGATTTCCGGCAGTCGACGAGCGAGCACAGCCCGGCGGTCGTGAACAGGCCACCGCCCGGCGAGTGCAAAACCACGGCCAACGTGTGCCGGATGTACACGCAGCCGTACAAAACCAAGGACGACCGGCTGTACCTGCAGCGGTATCCGACCGATTGTCTGAGCAAGCCGGTGTTCCGACGGTAG
- the LOC128092872 gene encoding uncharacterized protein LOC128092872 isoform X1: MGVWRPRPALAYDPNVESGIRDDDDDDDDDLAELAVAYFERLNELDRASVVHEPRSLAELAFAAIPVTEPLDDWTSNQMETSPPIRTGKPNLFGNTEVIVCSNTVW; the protein is encoded by the exons ATGGGTGTCTGGCGGCCCCGGCCAGCCCTGGCCTATGACCCGAATGTCGAATCGGGCATCCGggatgatgacgatgacgatgacgatgacctGGCAGAACTCGCAGTGGCCTATTTCGAGCGGCTCAACGAGCTAGACCGCGCGTCAGTGGTTCACGAACCGAGATCGCTAGCGGAACTCGCTTTCGCAGCGATCCCGGTTACGGAACCACTCGACGATTGGACCTCTAATCAG ATGGAAACCTCGCCACCTATCAGGACTGGAAAACCAAATCTTTTTGGTAACACAGAGGTAATTGTATGTAGTAACACGGTTTGGTAA
- the LOC120427535 gene encoding uncharacterized protein LOC120427535 isoform X1: protein MDVEKLKCVLCRKFPDGMVYECNRQRHIGCESCVEKLNVKLCQCSEYFDRKASNPIESLVRQSTNKVPCPYKKAGCTWLFGSSDMRSHLEECKFRPYRCIASKLNVLTCPWEGMQFQIEDHLMEDHAKLGEPFTYFQESEIPFSEQSSKGGIKLVDAFSKKFLFYFLSSAKARVAYFMIVYFGRREEARQYYYEFEIRSKSDSELRKIKFVQNCVSDCEDLSRCIVEEDCVAVSFKTIRHFLHEGTIPFRFIVKKKDDEPGKEGRERKLSDGSVTKPNKPRPTPFNFSEKGKLKPNLRRSTSSGSFSGGGGQSGPGKSGGAKKASEEAPSRKTSAPAQVGTSGVQRSPEFSSINRMGVSGQDSPIVHQEPCPLLTPSINRLDAYNEPFTFLLVPTGGNGLWLQPPSYMALTSTDFRQSTSEHSPAVVNRPPPGECKTTANVCRMYTQPYKTKDDRLYLQRYPTDCLSKPVFRR, encoded by the exons ATGGACGTTGAAAAGTTAAAGTGCGTGCTGTGCCGGAAGTTTCCGGACGGAATGGTTTACGAGTGCAACAGGCAGCGCCATATCGGGTGTGAATCCTGCGTCGAGAAGCTCAACGTTAAGCTGTGTCAG TGCTCCGAGTACTTTGACCGCAAAGCCTCCAACCCGATCGAGAGCCTGGTCAGGCAGAGCACCAACAAAGTGCCATGCCCATACAAAAAGGCCGGCTGCACGTGGCTCTTCGGCTCGTCCGACATGCGATCCCACCTGGAGGAGTGCAAATTTCGGCCGTATCGCTGCATCGCCTCCAAGCTGAACGTGCTGAC TTGCCCTTGGGAGGGAATGCAGTTCCAGATCGAGGATCACCTGATGGAGGATCACGCCAAGCTGGGAGAACCGTTCACGTACTTCCAAGAGTCGGAGATTCCGTTTTCCGAGCAGTCGTCCAAGGGAGGAATCAAGCTGGTGGACGCGTTCAGCAAGAAGTTTCTGTTTTACTTTCTTTCGAGTGCCAAAGCCAGGGTGGCTTACTTCATGATCGTGTACTTTGGGAGACGCGAGGAGGCTCGTCAGTACTATTACGAGTTTGAGATTCGATCGAAGAGTGATTCCGAGCTGCGGAAGATCAAGTTCGTGCAGAATTGCGTGTCCGACTGTGAGGACTTGAGTCGTTGTATTGTTGAGGAAGACTGCGTGGCCGTTTCGTTCAAGACGATTAGACACTTTTTGCACGAAGGTACGATCCCGTTCCGGTTCATCGTCAAGAAGAAAGATGACGAGCCCGGAAAGGAAGGCCGCGAGCGTAAGCTCTCCGATGGATCCGTGACCAAGCCGAACAAGCCCCGGCCTACGCCGTTCAATTTTTCCGAGAAGGGTAAGCTCAAGCCGAACCTGAGACGAAGCACTTCCAGTGGAAGCTTCTCGGGCGGTGGAGGGCAAAGTGGTCCTGGAAAGTCCGGTGGGGCTAAAAAGGCATCGGAAGAGGCACCGTCTCGAAAGACCTCGGCACCGGCGCAGGTGGGCACGTCAGGCGTTCAACGATCGCCGGAATTTTCCTCGATCAATCGAATGGGCGTTAGCGGTCAGGACTCTCCGATCGTGCACCAGGAACCGTGCCCGTTGCTGACACCGTCGATCAATCGTCTCGATGCG TACAACGAACCTTTTACCTTTCTTCTGGTGCCAACCGGCGGAAATGGTTTGTGGCTGCAGCCGCCCTCGTACATGGCACTGACGAGCACCGATTTCCGGCAGTCGACGAGCGAGCACAGCCCGGCGGTCGTGAACAGGCCACCGCCCGGCGAGTGCAAAACCACGGCCAACGTGTGCCGGATGTACACGCAGCCGTACAAAACCAAGGACGACCGGCTGTACCTGCAGCGGTATCCGACCGATTGTCTGAGCAAGCCGGTGTTCCGACGGTAG
- the LOC120427536 gene encoding uncharacterized protein LOC120427536 isoform X1: MPPIAQTKSACPNRLRGCTWTFTPSDMPLHVTECKFRSYGCIGSQLNVFRCDWTGMQHQIEDHLVNDHEMGELLSYNQCYWIVFSEDTPLSGVKLVDAFNRRFLFYTVSNVTLGMVYFVLIYFGRRIEARQYYYEFEIRPQEGGGVRRIKFTEYCVSDCEDLGRVMAEERCAAVSFGKLKRFVHDGIVPFRFIVKRVEKRNEF; the protein is encoded by the exons ATGCCACCCATCGCGCAAACCAAGTCCGCCTGCCCGAACAGATTGCGCGGATGCACGTGGACGTTCACGCCGTCGGATATGCCACTGCACGTGACGGAGTGCAAGTTCCGGTCGTACGGCTGCATCGGCTCCCAACTGAATGTTTTTCG GTGCGACTGGACCGGAATGCAACACCAGATCGAGGATCACCTGGTGAACGATCACGAAATGGGCGAGTTGCTGAGTTACAACCAGTGCTACTGGATCGTGTTCTCGGAGGACACTCCGTTGAGCGGCGTCAAGCTGGTGGACGCGTTCAACAGGCGCTTCCTGTTCTATACCGTGTCCAACGTGACCCTCGGGATGGTGTACTTTGTGCTGATCTACTTTGGGCGGCGCATCGAGGCTCGCCAGTACTACTACGAGTTTGAGATTCGACCACAAGAGGGCGGCGGCGTGCGGCGGATCAAGTTCACCGAGTACTGCGTGTCGGATTGCGAAGATTTGGGCAGGGTTATGGCGGAGGAGCGGTGCGCGGCCGTTTCGTTCGGCAAGTTGAAGCGTTTCGTGCACGATGGCATCGTTCCGTTTCGATTTATTGTTAAGCGAGTGGAGAAGAGGAATGAGTTTTAG
- the LOC120427536 gene encoding uncharacterized protein LOC120427536 isoform X4 translates to MTRDEDKLPSSTKKCTKAACPHKKKGCTWVFGPAEMELHLQECKFRPYRCIGSKLKILSCGWQGIHHQIEDHLREDHELGEVFSHYQESWMPFSDSKSLGGIKLVNAFSKHFLFYYVSNVSAKMAYFMIIYFGRREDAHQYYYEFDIQSKDEKDLRRIKFVEHCVADCDNLAANMAQEKCVAVSFKMLKHYLHDGKIPFRFIVKKVGKRTSSSRE, encoded by the exons ATGACTCGCGACGAAGATAAGCTCCCAAGTTCTACCAAAAAGTGCACCAAAGCTGCCTGTCCGCACAAGAAGAAAGGATGCACGTGGGTGTTTGGTCCGGCCGAGATGGAGCTGCATCTGCAGGAGTGCAAGTTCCGCCCGTATCGGTGCATCGGATCGAAGCTTAAGATTCTGTC gTGTGGCTGGCAAGGCATTCATCACCAGATTGAAGATCATCTGCGCGAGGATCACGAGTTGGGTGAAGTTTTCAGTCACTACCAGGAATCGTGGATGCCATTCTCAGATTCCAAATCTCTCGGCGGAATAAAGCTGGTGAACGCGTTCAGCAAGCACTTCCTGTTTTACTACGTTTCGAATGTTTCCGCGAAAATGGCTTATTTTATGATCATCTACTTTGGCCGGAGGGAGGACGCCCACCAGTACTATTACGAGTTTGATATTCAATCCAAAGATGAGAAAGATTTGCGCCGTATCAAGTTTGTGGAACATTGTGTGGCGGATTGTGACAATTTAGCTGCAAATATGGCGCAGGAAAAGTGCGTTGCAGTTTCGTTCAAGATGTTGAAGCACTACTTGCATGACGGGAAGATTCCGTTTCGTTTTATTGTCAAGAAAGTTGGGAAGCGAACGTCTTCTTCGAGGGAATGA
- the LOC128092872 gene encoding uncharacterized protein LOC128092872 isoform X2, producing MGVWRPRPALAYDPNVESGIRDDDDDDDDDLAELAVAYFERLNELDRASVVHEPRSLAELAFAAIPVTEPLDDWTSNQMETSPPIRTGKPNLFGNTEI from the exons ATGGGTGTCTGGCGGCCCCGGCCAGCCCTGGCCTATGACCCGAATGTCGAATCGGGCATCCGggatgatgacgatgacgatgacgatgacctGGCAGAACTCGCAGTGGCCTATTTCGAGCGGCTCAACGAGCTAGACCGCGCGTCAGTGGTTCACGAACCGAGATCGCTAGCGGAACTCGCTTTCGCAGCGATCCCGGTTACGGAACCACTCGACGATTGGACCTCTAATCAG ATGGAAACCTCGCCACCTATCAGGACTGGAAAACCAAATCTTTTTGGTAACACAGAG ATTTGA
- the LOC120427536 gene encoding uncharacterized protein LOC120427536 isoform X2 — MSRRLAKLRAKAKENWPDDDQQMHQQWTVKVEKAIPGSVKRVGVSMPPIAQTKSACPNRLRGCTWTFTPSDMPLHVTECKFRSYGCIGSQLNVFRCDWTGMQHQIEDHLVNDHEMGELLSYNQCYWIVFSEDTPLSGVKLVDAFNRRFLFYTVSNVTLGMVYFVLIYFGRRIEARQYYYEFEIRPQEGGGVRRIKFTEYCVSDCEDLGRVMAEERCAAVSFGKLKRFVHDGIVPFRFIVKRVEKRNEF, encoded by the exons ATGTCCCGTAGGCTGGCCAAACTGCGCGCCAAAGCAAAGG aaaattggCCTGATGATGACCAGCAGATGCATCAGCAGTGGACAGTTAAAGTGGAAAAGGCGATCCCAGGATCCGTGAAG CGCGTCGGCGTCAGCATGCCACCCATCGCGCAAACCAAGTCCGCCTGCCCGAACAGATTGCGCGGATGCACGTGGACGTTCACGCCGTCGGATATGCCACTGCACGTGACGGAGTGCAAGTTCCGGTCGTACGGCTGCATCGGCTCCCAACTGAATGTTTTTCG GTGCGACTGGACCGGAATGCAACACCAGATCGAGGATCACCTGGTGAACGATCACGAAATGGGCGAGTTGCTGAGTTACAACCAGTGCTACTGGATCGTGTTCTCGGAGGACACTCCGTTGAGCGGCGTCAAGCTGGTGGACGCGTTCAACAGGCGCTTCCTGTTCTATACCGTGTCCAACGTGACCCTCGGGATGGTGTACTTTGTGCTGATCTACTTTGGGCGGCGCATCGAGGCTCGCCAGTACTACTACGAGTTTGAGATTCGACCACAAGAGGGCGGCGGCGTGCGGCGGATCAAGTTCACCGAGTACTGCGTGTCGGATTGCGAAGATTTGGGCAGGGTTATGGCGGAGGAGCGGTGCGCGGCCGTTTCGTTCGGCAAGTTGAAGCGTTTCGTGCACGATGGCATCGTTCCGTTTCGATTTATTGTTAAGCGAGTGGAGAAGAGGAATGAGTTTTAG
- the LOC120427536 gene encoding uncharacterized protein LOC120427536 isoform X3 produces the protein MKFAFVQHVTIIGERVGVSMPPIAQTKSACPNRLRGCTWTFTPSDMPLHVTECKFRSYGCIGSQLNVFRCDWTGMQHQIEDHLVNDHEMGELLSYNQCYWIVFSEDTPLSGVKLVDAFNRRFLFYTVSNVTLGMVYFVLIYFGRRIEARQYYYEFEIRPQEGGGVRRIKFTEYCVSDCEDLGRVMAEERCAAVSFGKLKRFVHDGIVPFRFIVKRVEKRNEF, from the exons ATGAAATTTGCGTTTGTGCAACATGTTACTATTATCGGAGAG CGCGTCGGCGTCAGCATGCCACCCATCGCGCAAACCAAGTCCGCCTGCCCGAACAGATTGCGCGGATGCACGTGGACGTTCACGCCGTCGGATATGCCACTGCACGTGACGGAGTGCAAGTTCCGGTCGTACGGCTGCATCGGCTCCCAACTGAATGTTTTTCG GTGCGACTGGACCGGAATGCAACACCAGATCGAGGATCACCTGGTGAACGATCACGAAATGGGCGAGTTGCTGAGTTACAACCAGTGCTACTGGATCGTGTTCTCGGAGGACACTCCGTTGAGCGGCGTCAAGCTGGTGGACGCGTTCAACAGGCGCTTCCTGTTCTATACCGTGTCCAACGTGACCCTCGGGATGGTGTACTTTGTGCTGATCTACTTTGGGCGGCGCATCGAGGCTCGCCAGTACTACTACGAGTTTGAGATTCGACCACAAGAGGGCGGCGGCGTGCGGCGGATCAAGTTCACCGAGTACTGCGTGTCGGATTGCGAAGATTTGGGCAGGGTTATGGCGGAGGAGCGGTGCGCGGCCGTTTCGTTCGGCAAGTTGAAGCGTTTCGTGCACGATGGCATCGTTCCGTTTCGATTTATTGTTAAGCGAGTGGAGAAGAGGAATGAGTTTTAG